TGATGGACTTTGGGAGAACCTGGAGGCTTTTATTAAAAAAATCGCTCCTGTTGCGGAGGAAGCCGGAATCAAGATGGGGATACATCCTGATGATCCGCCTTGGCCGATATTCGGACTGCCCCGAATAATTACTGATGAAACAGCGCTGGACCGTTTGATAAAAATATATGACAGCCCGGCCAACGGGCTTACTTTATGCACCGGTTCCCTCGGGGCAAGTCGCGGAAACGATATGGTCAGACTGGCGGATAAATATGCAAATATGGACAGGATCACCTTTGCACACATTCGCAACATTAAAATCACAGGAGAAGGACAGTTCCATGAAACAGCTCACAACACCGAAAGCGGCAGTCTTGATATACTTGGGATAATGAAAGCACTTAAAAACGCTGGATTTTCAGGCCCTATCCGTCCCGACCACGGGCGCATGATATGGGGTGAGAGAGGCAAGCCTGGATATGGTCTTTTTGACAGAGCACTCGGAGCGATGTATCTGGCCGGACTTTGGGAAGGCCTTAAATAGGGGGGGTATCAGAATGCGAGTACCATACAGTGAAATGGCAGGACTGTTTAAAGATATTCTGATAAAACACGGATTCCCTGCCGCCAAGGCGGAAAGAGCGGCTGTGATGTTTACAGATAACAGCTGTGACGGGGTATATTCACACGGACTGAACCGTTTTCCGAGATTTATATCATATGTCAGGGAAGGACATGTCGACCCAAATGTTGAGCCGACACAAGAGGGTTCATTTGGAGCAATTGAACGGTGGAATGGCAACCTTGGTGTCGGCTGTACGAACGCAGCAGCTGGAATGGACAGGGCGATGGAGCTTGCTTCAATGTATGGCATAGGCTGTGTGGCAATGAGAAATACCAACCACTGGATGCGGGGCGGATCCTACGGCCTTCAGGCCGCACGTGCCGGTTATATAGGGATCTGTTGGACAAATACGACGGTAAATGTTCCTGCATGGGGCGCCAGGACTTGTAATGTCGGCAACAATCCGCTGGTGATGGCATTCCCGTGGAAAGAAGCGCATCTGTTGATTGACGGGGCGCTGGCTCAGTACTCTTATGGCGCGCTTGAGGGCTATAAGATGGCTGGCAAACAGCTCCCATTCCCGGGCGGATATGACAGAGACGGGAAGCTGACCTGTGATCCCGGCGCTATACTTGATACGGGTAGAGTATTACCGATAGGATTCTGGAAGGGATCGGGCTATTCATTTCTGCTTGACGCCATAGGAGCGGCTCTCTCAAAAGGCAATACGGTTCCGGATATCGGGCGTCTTGGTGAAGAGATAGGGCTTACACAGGTGTTTATCTCTTTTGACATTGAAAAGATATCCGGTCGTGAATATGTTTACGAAATGGCGGAAAAACTGATCGAGGATTTTAAGGCAGCCGAACCTGCCGACCCGGGTGTGCCGTTCCTTTACCCGGGAGAAAAAGAGGCATTGACGAGAAAAGAAAACCTTGAACTAGGCATACCGGTCAACGAAGAGATCTGGAAAGATCTGCTGAAAGAAAGGTAAGAGAGAGCCAAGGGTTTCAAACAGAGACAAATCGTTTCTGTTAACACAAGTAATCCATAAGGGGAAGGAGCAATAATATTATGAAGAAATTAACTACAC
The sequence above is drawn from the Synergistaceae bacterium genome and encodes:
- the uxuA gene encoding mannonate dehydratase — translated: MIITFRWYGTDDTIKLEDIRQIPVVKGIVSAIYDIPVGEIWPLERLVALRDEIEAKGLRFSVIESIPVHEDIKLGRPSAVKLTENYCESIRNMGAAGIQTLCYNFMPVFDWTRSNMSFGLEDGSNALGYDDMEVLSTDLSNGTKDLPGWSASYSAKELKYLFDAYKELSSDGLWENLEAFIKKIAPVAEEAGIKMGIHPDDPPWPIFGLPRIITDETALDRLIKIYDSPANGLTLCTGSLGASRGNDMVRLADKYANMDRITFAHIRNIKITGEGQFHETAHNTESGSLDILGIMKALKNAGFSGPIRPDHGRMIWGERGKPGYGLFDRALGAMYLAGLWEGLK
- the yiaK gene encoding 3-dehydro-L-gulonate 2-dehydrogenase; protein product: MRVPYSEMAGLFKDILIKHGFPAAKAERAAVMFTDNSCDGVYSHGLNRFPRFISYVREGHVDPNVEPTQEGSFGAIERWNGNLGVGCTNAAAGMDRAMELASMYGIGCVAMRNTNHWMRGGSYGLQAARAGYIGICWTNTTVNVPAWGARTCNVGNNPLVMAFPWKEAHLLIDGALAQYSYGALEGYKMAGKQLPFPGGYDRDGKLTCDPGAILDTGRVLPIGFWKGSGYSFLLDAIGAALSKGNTVPDIGRLGEEIGLTQVFISFDIEKISGREYVYEMAEKLIEDFKAAEPADPGVPFLYPGEKEALTRKENLELGIPVNEEIWKDLLKER